The DNA window ATGCGCTCCCGCAGCTCGGCGAGCGGATTAGACCTTCTGGAAGTGATCGTATCGCTGTTCGGTCGTCGCGACAGTCGAGTGACGGAGTCGGTTCCGGACGTCGTATATTGTATTGCCCTCCTCGGCCCGGAGCATACGCCAGGCGACGGAGTGGCGGAGTGTGTGGGCGGTCACGTCGTCGGGCCCGCCGCGCCCGGCCGCGTGGTAGGGTCGGACCTCGGCGCGGTCGGCGAGACGCTTTACCACGTCGTTGATCCCTTTTCCGGTCATGCGGTCGCTCTTTCGCGAGGGAAAGAGAGCGTCGTCAAGATCGGCGTCGTTGAAGTACGCGCGGAGCGTCCGGACGGTCCGCA is part of the Halorubrum sp. BOL3-1 genome and encodes:
- a CDS encoding site-specific integrase, translated to MPDTPPKEKANIRYLKPAQVEAMRDAAYTGRHGDRDDAIVTLLYDTGLRRGELASVNRDMVDLDEAELRIPGGIQKHPPTGGTPDPVTFALDRSGELRTVRTLRAYFNDADLDDALFPSRKSDRMTGKGINDVVKRLADRAEVRPYHAAGRGGPDDVTAHTLRHSVAWRMLRAEEGNTIYDVRNRLRHSTVATTEQRYDHFQKV